In Candidatus Omnitrophota bacterium, the following proteins share a genomic window:
- the dapF gene encoding diaminopimelate epimerase: MMKATHTPIETSRSLKKPQLVCGFKKMVAAGNDFVVVKSLGLSTEKYSKLAKKACDRKFGIGADGLLVMENSKIADIRMRIFNADGSEAEMCGNGARCAAYWTGKKIVKIETKAGIINSEVKDKEVKIQLTDPFGIRLDIPIKVNNRLLKVNFVNTGVPHVVIFAEGLDKIKITDIAPYIRYHKEFAPKGTNVNFIEPIDKNSFKIRTYERGVEDETLACGTGSVASSVIFSLKTDSGNKVNVHTKSGEILKVYFERTRVHFTNVWLEGEAKIVYEGDYYV; encoded by the coding sequence ATGATGAAAGCTACCCACACACCAATTGAAACAAGCCGTTCTTTAAAAAAACCACAATTGGTGTGTGGGTTTAAAAAGATGGTTGCCGCAGGAAACGATTTTGTAGTTGTGAAAAGCCTAGGGCTGTCTACAGAAAAATACAGTAAATTAGCAAAGAAAGCCTGTGATAGAAAATTTGGCATTGGGGCTGATGGTTTGTTGGTAATGGAGAATTCTAAAATCGCAGATATCAGGATGCGCATATTTAATGCTGATGGTTCAGAGGCTGAGATGTGTGGAAATGGTGCTCGTTGCGCTGCTTACTGGACTGGGAAGAAAATTGTAAAAATTGAAACAAAAGCAGGAATAATTAATTCGGAAGTGAAGGATAAAGAAGTTAAAATACAATTGACTGATCCTTTTGGAATCAGATTAGATATTCCTATCAAAGTCAATAATAGGCTTTTAAAAGTAAATTTTGTTAATACAGGCGTTCCTCATGTAGTTATTTTTGCAGAAGGTTTGGATAAGATTAAAATAACTGACATCGCCCCTTATATCCGCTATCACAAAGAATTTGCTCCAAAAGGTACTAATGTTAATTTTATTGAGCCGATTGATAAGAATTCATTTAAGATTCGTACCTATGAAAGAGGGGTTGAGGATGAAACTTTAGCCTGCGGCACTGGTTCAGTTGCTTCATCGGTAATTTTTTCTTTGAAAACAGACAGCGGCAATAAAGTAAATGTGCATACAAAGAGTGGAGAAATTTTAAAAGTTTATTTTGAAAGAACAAGAGTCCATTTTACAAATGTTTGGTTGGAAGGTGAAGCTAAAATAGTCTATGAAGGAGATTACTATGTTTAA
- a CDS encoding argininosuccinate synthase yields MKKVVLAYSGGLDTSCIVRWLKDKDYDVICFMADLGQGLGKGEDISAIEKRAFAAGASKVYVKDLQDEFVEDFIVPSLKANAIYEGKYLLATALGRPLIAKYLVEIAHKEKADSVAHGCTGKGNDQVRLEVAAGILDPKLEILAPVRTWEFKSREEEIEYAEQRNIPIDVTKKKPYSIDRNLWGISIESGVLEDLEQEPPEDAYMITKTQTNSASYPKYVEVYFEKGVPKKVDGKTYKLKTLISHLNEIGGSFGVGRSDLVENRLVGIKSREIYEAPAATMLHVAHKELESLVLDRELAHFKEIVALKYSELVYYGLWYSPLKDALDSFVNSTQKLVTGSIKLKLFKGSCVPVGRKSSNSLYKKELATYGKEDKFNQQLAEGFIKIWGMPYKR; encoded by the coding sequence ATGAAAAAAGTAGTATTGGCATATTCCGGCGGGTTAGATACTTCTTGTATAGTCAGGTGGCTTAAAGATAAAGATTATGATGTTATTTGTTTTATGGCAGATTTAGGGCAAGGTTTAGGCAAAGGGGAAGATATATCCGCCATAGAAAAAAGGGCTTTTGCAGCAGGAGCCTCAAAGGTTTATGTTAAAGACCTGCAGGATGAGTTTGTTGAGGATTTTATCGTTCCTTCCTTAAAAGCAAACGCAATTTATGAAGGAAAATATTTACTGGCCACTGCGTTAGGAAGGCCTTTAATTGCAAAATATTTAGTTGAGATTGCGCATAAAGAAAAAGCAGATAGCGTTGCACACGGCTGTACCGGTAAAGGAAATGATCAGGTGCGGCTTGAAGTTGCAGCAGGAATCCTTGACCCAAAATTAGAAATTCTAGCTCCTGTGAGGACTTGGGAATTTAAATCGCGAGAGGAAGAAATTGAATATGCCGAGCAGCGCAATATTCCTATTGATGTAACCAAGAAAAAGCCTTATAGCATTGATAGGAATTTATGGGGGATAAGTATTGAATCCGGGGTATTGGAAGATTTAGAGCAGGAGCCTCCGGAAGACGCTTACATGATTACAAAAACACAGACGAATTCAGCAAGTTATCCGAAATATGTTGAGGTATATTTTGAAAAAGGTGTGCCAAAGAAAGTTGACGGGAAAACTTATAAGTTAAAAACTCTAATCAGTCATTTAAATGAAATTGGCGGATCATTTGGCGTTGGCAGGAGTGACCTTGTTGAGAATAGGTTAGTAGGGATTAAATCTCGGGAAATTTATGAAGCGCCTGCTGCGACAATGCTCCATGTAGCACATAAGGAATTGGAGAGTTTGGTTTTGGACAGGGAATTAGCGCATTTTAAAGAAATTGTTGCTTTAAAATACTCTGAGTTAGTTTATTACGGATTATGGTATTCGCCGCTTAAGGATGCATTGGATAGTTTTGTTAATTCTACGCAAAAGTTAGTTACGGGGTCAATAAAGTTAAAATTATTTAAGGGCAGCTGTGTTCCGGTTGGAAGGAAGTCTTCCAATTCGCTTTATAAAAAAGAATTAGCTACCTACGGCAAGGAAGATAAGTTTAATCAGCAGTTAGCTGAAGGGTTTATTAAGATTTGGGGGATGCCTTATAAAAGGTAA
- the argB gene encoding acetylglutamate kinase — protein sequence MEEAIRKAQVLVEALPYIKQFHKKIVVIKYGGSILGEEKIRKGVLEDIVFLNFMGLKPVLVHGGGPNISDRMRSTGKKAEFVDGMRVTDADTLAVVEEELEKLNEIIVNEICELGAKAIGLNGKSEAVIQAQKKKAKVDLGLVGHITGINTEPILANLKNDKIVVVLPMGVGADKKTYNVNADEAASNIACALKAEKFVLLTNVKGIMRNAEDQNSFISTLTTEEAKGLIDENIIQQGMIPKVNACVQALEGGVKKTHVIDARIPHALLLEIFTDKGIGTEIIK from the coding sequence ATGGAAGAAGCAATCAGGAAGGCGCAGGTTTTAGTTGAGGCTCTGCCTTATATAAAACAATTTCATAAGAAGATAGTGGTTATAAAATACGGCGGAAGTATTCTCGGTGAAGAAAAAATCAGGAAGGGCGTTTTAGAGGATATTGTATTCCTCAATTTCATGGGGTTAAAGCCGGTATTAGTGCATGGAGGCGGTCCAAATATTAGCGACAGGATGCGCTCTACGGGAAAGAAAGCAGAGTTTGTAGATGGTATGCGTGTTACTGATGCTGATACGCTGGCAGTAGTTGAGGAAGAGCTTGAAAAATTAAATGAAATAATAGTAAATGAAATATGTGAGTTGGGCGCAAAGGCAATTGGTTTAAACGGGAAAAGTGAAGCTGTTATACAAGCGCAGAAGAAGAAGGCAAAAGTAGATTTAGGCTTGGTTGGGCATATTACAGGGATAAACACAGAGCCAATATTAGCTAATTTAAAGAATGATAAAATTGTTGTAGTGTTGCCGATGGGTGTCGGAGCTGACAAAAAAACATATAATGTTAATGCTGATGAAGCTGCTTCAAATATTGCCTGTGCTTTAAAAGCAGAAAAGTTTGTTTTGTTGACTAATGTCAAAGGGATTATGCGCAATGCCGAGGATCAGAATTCTTTTATATCTACCTTGACAACCGAGGAAGCCAAGGGTTTAATTGATGAGAATATTATTCAGCAGGGGATGATTCCGAAGGTAAATGCTTGTGTTCAGGCTTTAGAGGGCGGGGTAAAGAAGACTCACGTTATTGACGCGCGTATCCCGCATGCTTTGCTTCTTGAAATATTTACTGATAAAGGTATCGGAACAGAGATAATAAAATAA
- the dapA gene encoding 4-hydroxy-tetrahydrodipicolinate synthase translates to MFKGSIVAIVTPFRNGKIDEAKLRDLIEFQIKNGTSGIVPCGTTGESATLSFEEHDKVIEITIDQVKKRVPVIAGTGSNSTEEAVMLTKHAAKAGADASLQVSPYYNRPTQKGLYEHFKAVADSVKIPIILYNIASRTGVNIEPETMARLANDCKNMAAVKEASGNLDQMSRVRQLCPKSFELISGDDSLTLPVLSIGGVGIISVVANIVPKDVANLVAEFEKGNIAKAQEIHFKLLPLIKAVFIETNPIPVKTAMGLLGMCEPDLRLPMCSMLPENLEKLRKALKDYGLLS, encoded by the coding sequence ATGTTTAAAGGCTCAATTGTAGCAATTGTTACTCCTTTTCGTAATGGGAAAATCGACGAAGCAAAGCTGAGGGATTTGATTGAGTTTCAAATTAAAAACGGGACTAGTGGGATTGTTCCTTGCGGCACAACTGGGGAGTCTGCGACATTGTCTTTTGAGGAGCATGACAAAGTAATTGAGATTACTATTGATCAGGTGAAAAAAAGAGTTCCTGTCATTGCGGGCACTGGCTCAAATTCTACTGAGGAAGCAGTGATGCTGACGAAACATGCTGCTAAAGCTGGAGCAGATGCTTCTCTGCAGGTTTCTCCTTATTACAACCGTCCTACGCAAAAAGGTTTATATGAACATTTTAAAGCTGTAGCAGATTCGGTTAAGATTCCGATAATCCTTTACAACATTGCTTCCCGGACCGGTGTTAATATTGAGCCTGAGACTATGGCAAGGTTAGCTAATGATTGCAAAAATATGGCTGCGGTAAAAGAAGCGTCTGGCAACCTTGATCAGATGTCAAGGGTAAGGCAATTATGCCCAAAAAGTTTTGAGCTAATTTCTGGAGATGACAGCTTAACTCTTCCAGTGTTATCAATTGGAGGGGTGGGGATAATTTCTGTTGTTGCTAATATTGTTCCTAAAGATGTGGCAAACTTAGTTGCAGAATTTGAAAAAGGCAATATTGCAAAAGCCCAGGAGATTCATTTCAAATTATTGCCTTTAATTAAAGCTGTGTTCATTGAGACAAATCCTATACCAGTAAAAACTGCTATGGGTTTATTAGGGATGTGTGAGCCGGATTTAAGGCTGCCAATGTGTTCAATGTTACCGGAGAATTTAGAAAAACTAAGAAAAGCTTTAAAAGATTACGGATTGCTAAGTTGA
- the argH gene encoding argininosuccinate lyase: MSKKLWGTRFPKKTNSLTDRFTSSISFDKRLAKYDVLGSIAHAKMLGRQKIIPAKDANLIVKGLSSILKDINTGKFKFSPEAEDIHSNIQDLLSKKIGLAAHKLHTARSRNDQIALDIRMYIKYETEELFDLISLLQKSILKFANNNKKVIIPGYTHLQVAQCVLLSHHLLAYLESLERDKERINDAYKRVNLMPLGSGALSGTGLAIDRHYVSKELGFSKVTENSIDSVSDRDFIIEVLADLSILSVHLSRIAEDLILWSTKEFNFIDIDFSFCTGSSIMPHKKNPDVLELIRGSAGKIHGDLSNILMLMKGLPSSYNRDLQLDKPPLFDAIDTVKDILEIFIDLFGNIVIEKEAIAARVMDESLFSVDIVEHLIKKGVSYRDAHDIVGNIVKDCLDKGKKISSLTNQELKKFSPKLGPEVRGILNAWASVNLKQSYGSTNPKLVTNQLKKWSKRLNA; encoded by the coding sequence ATGAGTAAAAAACTATGGGGCACCAGGTTTCCTAAGAAAACAAATAGTTTAACTGATAGGTTTACTTCAAGCATTTCTTTTGATAAGAGGCTTGCAAAGTACGATGTTTTAGGAAGCATTGCCCATGCGAAGATGTTAGGCAGGCAGAAAATTATTCCTGCAAAAGACGCAAACTTGATTGTTAAAGGTTTAAGCTCAATTTTAAAAGATATCAATACAGGGAAATTTAAGTTTAGCCCTGAGGCAGAGGATATCCATTCTAATATTCAAGATTTATTATCGAAGAAAATTGGGCTAGCCGCTCATAAGTTACACACTGCAAGGAGCCGGAATGACCAGATTGCTTTGGATATAAGGATGTATATTAAATATGAAACTGAAGAATTGTTCGATCTAATAAGTTTACTTCAGAAGTCAATATTAAAATTTGCTAATAATAACAAAAAGGTAATTATACCCGGATATACGCATTTACAGGTTGCACAGTGCGTTCTCTTGAGCCATCATTTGCTTGCTTATTTGGAAAGTTTGGAGAGGGATAAGGAAAGGATAAACGACGCTTACAAGAGGGTAAATTTGATGCCTCTGGGAAGCGGGGCTCTTTCAGGGACAGGCTTAGCCATTGATAGGCATTATGTAAGCAAGGAATTAGGTTTTAGCAAAGTAACTGAAAACAGCATTGATAGTGTAAGCGACAGGGATTTTATTATTGAGGTCTTGGCTGATTTATCAATTCTTTCCGTACATTTGTCGCGGATTGCCGAAGACTTAATCCTCTGGTCTACTAAAGAATTCAATTTTATTGATATTGATTTTTCTTTTTGCACCGGATCAAGTATTATGCCGCACAAGAAGAATCCAGATGTTTTGGAGTTAATCCGGGGATCAGCTGGAAAGATTCACGGGGACCTTTCTAATATTCTAATGTTAATGAAGGGCCTGCCATCGTCTTACAACAGAGATTTGCAATTAGATAAGCCTCCGCTTTTTGATGCAATTGATACGGTGAAGGATATTTTGGAAATATTTATTGATCTTTTTGGAAATATTGTGATAGAGAAAGAAGCAATTGCAGCAAGGGTAATGGATGAATCTTTGTTTTCGGTTGATATTGTGGAGCATCTAATCAAGAAAGGCGTTTCTTATCGGGATGCACATGATATTGTTGGAAATATTGTAAAAGATTGCTTGGATAAAGGCAAGAAGATTTCAAGCCTTACGAATCAAGAGCTTAAGAAATTTTCACCAAAATTAGGTCCTGAAGTAAGAGGGATCCTTAATGCCTGGGCTTCAGTTAATTTAAAGCAATCTTACGGTTCAACGAACCCAAAACTAGTTACTAACCAACTTAAGAAATGGAGTAAAAGGTTAAATGCATGA
- the argF gene encoding ornithine carbamoyltransferase yields MKDLISIKDLSTKEIEGIFSLTDKLKANKLKFAKALSGQTIALIFQKPSNRTRVSFEVGMFQLGGNSIYLSPGEINLGVRETIHDVAKTLSRYVQGIVLRTFGHENVLEMAKHADIPVINGLSDFSHPCQGLADIYTAKEKLKTLKGKTLTYLGDGNNVCNSLIFICSKVGMNINVATPKGYEPQAKGATLKLFNNPIDAAKDADVLYTDVWASMGQEKEAQERKKIFKDFQINSNLLKLAKKDCLVMHCLPAHRGEEITSDVIDSKNSVVFDEAENRMHVQKAVLIKLLGEVK; encoded by the coding sequence ATGAAAGATTTAATTTCAATCAAAGATTTAAGCACAAAAGAAATTGAAGGTATTTTTAGTTTAACCGATAAGCTAAAAGCAAATAAGCTTAAATTTGCCAAGGCTTTGTCTGGACAGACCATCGCGCTTATTTTTCAAAAGCCTTCAAACAGGACTCGGGTTTCTTTTGAGGTTGGGATGTTTCAGCTGGGAGGAAATTCCATTTATTTAAGCCCGGGAGAAATAAATTTAGGAGTCCGGGAGACTATCCATGATGTTGCAAAGACGTTATCCAGGTATGTCCAAGGGATTGTTTTAAGGACCTTTGGCCATGAAAATGTTTTAGAGATGGCAAAACATGCGGATATCCCGGTAATAAATGGCTTGTCTGATTTCTCTCATCCTTGCCAGGGGCTGGCAGATATCTATACAGCAAAAGAAAAACTTAAGACATTAAAAGGTAAAACGCTTACATACCTGGGGGATGGAAACAATGTTTGTAATTCTTTGATTTTTATCTGTTCTAAAGTAGGGATGAATATTAATGTGGCTACTCCTAAAGGCTATGAGCCGCAGGCAAAAGGTGCAACGCTAAAACTTTTTAATAATCCAATTGATGCAGCCAAAGACGCAGATGTTTTATATACTGATGTCTGGGCAAGCATGGGGCAGGAAAAAGAAGCCCAGGAGCGCAAGAAAATATTTAAGGATTTTCAGATTAATTCAAATCTTTTGAAATTAGCTAAGAAGGACTGCCTTGTTATGCATTGTTTGCCTGCACATCGGGGAGAAGAAATAACAAGTGACGTTATTGATAGCAAGAATTCCGTAGTTTTTGATGAAGCTGAAAACAGGATGCATGTGCAAAAAGCGGTATTAATTAAGTTATTGGGAGAGGTGAAATGA
- the dapB gene encoding 4-hydroxy-tetrahydrodipicolinate reductase has protein sequence MIKLGIAGACGKMGRRIYELASHNSDFEVNLALEKKGTPLIGKELGKLKISSNSDGLFLIDVLIDFTIPEATEINLDYVARYKKALVLGTTGLSDAQIKKVEEVSNVVPVVFSPNMAIGVNVLFSMLPEIAKKLGPDYDIEIVEAHHKAKKDAPSGTAKKMQQVLVDATKKTIPTHSVRLGDIIGDHTVIFCGNSERIEIKHQAHTRDLFALGALKAAKWVVGKPAGLYSMQDVLSK, from the coding sequence ATGATTAAATTAGGGATTGCCGGTGCCTGCGGGAAAATGGGCAGGAGAATCTACGAATTGGCTTCTCATAACAGTGATTTTGAAGTTAATTTGGCATTAGAGAAAAAAGGTACGCCATTAATTGGGAAAGAATTAGGTAAATTAAAAATTTCTTCCAATTCCGATGGTTTATTCCTTATTGATGTGTTGATAGATTTTACAATTCCTGAAGCAACGGAAATTAACTTAGATTATGTAGCTAGGTACAAAAAAGCACTCGTCTTGGGTACTACCGGGTTAAGTGATGCGCAAATAAAAAAAGTTGAAGAAGTTTCTAACGTGGTGCCGGTAGTATTTTCTCCCAATATGGCGATAGGGGTAAACGTTTTGTTCTCAATGCTTCCTGAGATAGCAAAAAAATTAGGCCCTGATTATGATATTGAAATTGTAGAGGCGCACCACAAAGCAAAGAAAGATGCTCCAAGCGGCACTGCAAAAAAAATGCAGCAAGTGCTTGTTGATGCAACAAAAAAAACTATTCCTACCCATTCTGTGCGTTTGGGAGATATTATCGGAGACCATACGGTTATTTTCTGTGGCAACTCTGAGCGTATTGAAATAAAGCATCAAGCACACACACGTGATTTATTTGCGCTGGGTGCTTTAAAAGCAGCAAAGTGGGTTGTAGGTAAACCAGCAGGTTTATATTCAATGCAGGATGTTTTAAGTAAATAA
- the argJ gene encoding bifunctional glutamate N-acetyltransferase/amino-acid acetyltransferase ArgJ, translated as MAIYKKAILPLGFKANGIHSGIRKNGKLDLALFYSLKPAKASCLFTANSILAAPVVVCKKYLKQAKTFQAIIANSGNANCFTGKQGLKDAYDMSCFAADDLGIEPKSVLVASTGIIGKKLAIKEIKSGVPILIKGLSQSGIDKAKKAIMTTDKFSKEITVKLNIGNKSITICGIAKGAGMISPNMATMLCFIFTDANIKQGALNAALKLAVDNSFNCITVDGCMSTNDSVMVLANGEAGNAEINGGENLKLFTKALSTVCLELAKMVVKDGEGATKFIQINVNKAQSVSEARSVAINIANSPLFKTAMFASSPNILGRIVAAVGASGAGVVEDKLEIKYSPLKKKEIRIDVILNKGKNSATVYTSDLSYEYVKINAEYN; from the coding sequence ATGGCTATTTATAAAAAAGCAATTCTTCCTCTTGGGTTTAAGGCCAATGGAATTCATTCGGGTATCCGTAAGAATGGAAAATTGGATTTAGCTTTGTTTTATTCCTTAAAACCTGCGAAAGCAAGCTGCCTGTTTACTGCTAACTCAATTCTTGCTGCTCCGGTTGTTGTCTGCAAAAAATATCTTAAGCAAGCAAAAACCTTTCAGGCGATTATCGCAAATAGCGGAAACGCCAATTGTTTTACAGGAAAACAAGGGTTAAAAGACGCTTATGATATGAGCTGTTTTGCGGCAGATGATCTTGGGATTGAGCCTAAAAGCGTCTTGGTTGCTTCAACCGGGATTATCGGCAAGAAATTAGCTATTAAAGAAATAAAATCCGGTGTGCCTATTTTGATTAAAGGGTTATCGCAATCCGGGATAGATAAAGCAAAAAAAGCAATAATGACGACCGATAAGTTTAGCAAAGAGATTACCGTTAAATTAAATATTGGGAATAAATCAATTACAATTTGCGGTATTGCTAAAGGTGCCGGTATGATTTCGCCTAATATGGCAACCATGCTTTGTTTTATTTTTACAGATGCGAATATCAAGCAGGGTGCTTTGAATGCTGCATTAAAACTCGCAGTTGATAATTCATTTAATTGTATAACCGTTGATGGTTGTATGAGTACCAATGATTCCGTTATGGTATTGGCGAACGGAGAAGCAGGTAACGCAGAGATTAATGGCGGAGAAAATTTGAAATTATTTACAAAGGCATTAAGTACAGTTTGCCTTGAATTAGCAAAAATGGTTGTCAAAGACGGCGAAGGAGCTACCAAGTTTATCCAAATAAATGTAAATAAAGCACAGTCGGTTTCCGAGGCAAGGTCTGTTGCAATAAATATCGCCAACTCTCCGCTTTTTAAAACCGCGATGTTTGCTTCAAGCCCGAATATATTGGGCAGGATTGTTGCTGCCGTGGGTGCAAGCGGAGCGGGTGTGGTTGAAGATAAATTAGAAATTAAATACAGCCCTTTAAAGAAGAAAGAAATAAGGATAGATGTAATTTTAAATAAAGGAAAAAATAGCGCTACAGTTTATACTTCAGATTTAAGTTATGAATACGTTAAGATTAATGCTGAATATAATTAA
- a CDS encoding aspartate aminotransferase family protein, with protein sequence MKKEEIFESYSNYILPTYTKVPLVFVKGKGSRLWDIHDKVYLDFFPGWGVGNLGHCHSKVMQAVRDQVSKLIFIPNNYYHIPQAKLAKELVYWNFPAKVFFCNSGAEANEAAIKFTRKFGKGRYEIISFENSFHGRTLGTLAATGQKKYQEGFAPLPEGFKIVKYNDIEAVKAAITDKTAGIMLELIQGEGGINVASKEFVLELRKICTQKNILLIIDEVQTGVGRTGKLFCYKHYGITPDIMTLAKALGGGLPIGVMIVKKEISDTLSPGMHASTFGGGPVICKAALAVLTAIQKEKLLSNAQKMGEYLFGKLNELKSKYKVITDVRGLGLMVGVELNVNGKSIVEKCIEKGLLINCTHEKVLRLMPALNITKSEIDKATKILDSVLRGT encoded by the coding sequence ATGAAGAAAGAAGAAATATTTGAAAGTTACAGTAATTATATACTGCCTACTTATACAAAGGTGCCATTGGTTTTTGTAAAGGGGAAAGGCAGCAGGCTTTGGGATATCCACGATAAGGTTTATCTTGATTTTTTCCCCGGTTGGGGTGTTGGGAATCTTGGGCATTGCCATTCTAAAGTTATGCAGGCAGTAAGGGACCAGGTATCAAAATTAATTTTTATACCTAATAATTATTATCATATTCCTCAGGCGAAACTGGCGAAGGAATTGGTTTATTGGAATTTTCCGGCCAAAGTTTTCTTCTGTAATTCAGGTGCTGAGGCAAATGAGGCAGCGATAAAATTTACCCGAAAGTTTGGTAAAGGAAGGTATGAAATAATTTCTTTTGAGAATTCTTTCCATGGGAGGACGCTTGGAACCCTTGCAGCTACGGGGCAGAAGAAGTATCAGGAAGGTTTTGCTCCTCTTCCGGAAGGCTTTAAAATAGTTAAGTATAATGATATTGAGGCGGTTAAAGCTGCGATAACCGATAAAACCGCAGGGATCATGCTTGAGTTAATCCAGGGTGAGGGCGGGATAAACGTAGCTTCAAAAGAATTTGTTCTTGAGTTAAGGAAGATTTGTACCCAAAAGAATATCCTTCTTATTATTGACGAGGTTCAGACTGGAGTTGGCAGGACCGGGAAGCTGTTTTGCTATAAACATTACGGCATAACTCCGGATATTATGACTTTAGCTAAAGCGCTAGGAGGAGGGCTTCCAATAGGTGTTATGATAGTAAAAAAAGAGATTTCCGATACTTTAAGCCCGGGGATGCACGCGTCAACTTTTGGCGGAGGGCCTGTTATATGTAAGGCAGCTCTTGCAGTCCTAACTGCGATACAAAAAGAAAAATTGTTGTCAAACGCGCAAAAGATGGGAGAATATCTTTTTGGGAAACTTAATGAATTAAAAAGCAAATATAAGGTTATTACCGATGTAAGGGGTTTGGGGCTTATGGTCGGGGTTGAATTAAATGTGAATGGAAAATCAATAGTTGAAAAATGTATAGAAAAAGGGCTTTTGATAAATTGCACTCATGAAAAAGTATTAAGGCTTATGCCAGCCTTAAATATTACAAAGAGTGAAATTGATAAAGCTACCAAGATTTTAGATAGCGTATTAAGAGGTACATAA
- the lysA gene encoding diaminopimelate decarboxylase, producing MHEFKYVGNSLCCEKVKIEDLAKKYGTPLYVYSYNTLIDHYLKIKEAFKSVDALVCYSVKANSNLAILKSLVNMGSGLDIVSGGELYRALKAGCPASKIVYASVGKTDKEIEDAIRCGILFFNVESLPELTNINRIAKKLGKITRVAIRINPDVEAKTHKFITTGKITNKFGIDLKTAYKIIMMSRNFRNAKISGLHIHIGSQITESDPFVAAIKKVADFILKIKKSVTLEYLNIGGGLGIVYNNETPQTAAIYAAKILPLLKKTGLKIILEPGRFIVGNSGVLVAKVLYIKNTPKKKFIITDAGMNDLIRPALYEAYHNILPLKKAQGTKSQEKADVVGPICESGDFFAKERMLPKVKEGDFIAVMSAGAYGFSMSSNYNSRPRAMEVMVVKDCVQVIRKRETYEDITRNEVMPIFCE from the coding sequence ATGCATGAATTTAAATATGTAGGAAATAGTTTATGCTGCGAGAAGGTAAAGATTGAGGATTTGGCTAAAAAATATGGCACGCCTCTTTATGTTTATAGCTACAATACGCTTATAGACCATTATCTTAAGATAAAAGAGGCTTTTAAAAGTGTAGATGCGTTAGTCTGCTATTCGGTAAAAGCAAATTCTAATTTGGCAATTCTTAAATCTCTTGTCAATATGGGCTCTGGCCTTGATATTGTTTCAGGAGGAGAGTTGTATCGCGCTTTAAAAGCTGGCTGCCCTGCATCAAAGATTGTTTATGCTTCAGTTGGGAAAACCGATAAAGAAATTGAGGATGCGATTAGATGCGGGATATTGTTTTTTAATGTGGAGTCGTTACCGGAATTAACCAATATTAACCGCATTGCCAAGAAATTAGGCAAGATTACGCGGGTTGCAATTCGTATTAATCCGGATGTTGAAGCAAAAACACATAAATTCATTACTACAGGTAAAATTACTAATAAATTCGGTATCGATTTAAAGACGGCCTATAAAATTATTATGATGAGCAGAAATTTTAGGAATGCTAAAATCTCGGGGCTTCATATACACATAGGTTCTCAGATAACCGAGAGTGACCCTTTTGTAGCAGCTATAAAAAAAGTTGCCGATTTTATTCTTAAGATTAAGAAGAGTGTAACTTTGGAGTATTTGAATATAGGAGGGGGTTTAGGCATTGTTTATAATAATGAAACCCCTCAGACCGCAGCAATATATGCTGCAAAAATTTTGCCCCTATTAAAGAAAACTGGATTAAAAATAATTTTAGAGCCGGGAAGGTTTATTGTCGGAAACAGCGGGGTGCTTGTGGCAAAGGTTCTATATATTAAAAATACCCCAAAAAAGAAATTTATTATTACGGATGCCGGGATGAATGATTTGATTAGGCCGGCACTTTATGAGGCTTATCATAATATACTTCCGCTTAAAAAGGCACAAGGCACAAAGTCACAAGAAAAGGCGGACGTGGTCGGGCCTATTTGTGAGAGTGGGGATTTTTTTGCCAAAGAAAGAATGCTTCCTAAAGTAAAAGAAGGAGATTTTATTGCAGTAATGAGCGCTGGCGCATATGGGTTTAGCATGTCATCAAATTATAATTCAAGGCCGAGGGCCATGGAAGTAATGGTGGTTAAAGATTGTGTTCAGGTGATTCGTAAAAGAGAAACTTATGAAGATATTACTCGCAATGAAGTAATGCCAATTTTTTGTGAATAA